A region of candidate division WOR-3 bacterium DNA encodes the following proteins:
- a CDS encoding DNA methyltransferase, with product MRQNILFSAEDKKLISLKEASIWASQYLNRKVSISNISYLLQYGKIKKYGNDGNPLINVDELKAYYDYSSKQNYWKKILGEDVNWHLSFAHYKEAERTKHVHRLHPYKGKFIPQLVEYFLDSHIDEFKKEVYFIKGDIVLDPFCGSGTTLVQANELGMHAIGIDISSFNVLISEVKVERHNLSLLTETIYKLTLKLEAFQKTKNNTIFEEQLLEELAKFNDKYFPSPEYKRKVAKKIINENEYAKDKENKFLHIYNQLVQKFQIKVEQDKKETFLDKWFLYPVRKEIDFLAQEIKSISDNDVR from the coding sequence ATGAGACAGAATATATTATTTAGTGCAGAAGATAAAAAACTGATTAGTTTAAAAGAAGCAAGCATTTGGGCATCTCAATATTTGAATCGCAAGGTTTCAATCTCAAATATCTCATATCTACTTCAATATGGAAAAATAAAAAAATATGGAAATGATGGGAATCCTCTTATAAATGTAGACGAATTAAAGGCATATTACGATTATTCTTCTAAACAAAATTATTGGAAAAAGATATTAGGAGAGGATGTTAATTGGCATTTGTCATTTGCTCATTATAAGGAAGCAGAAAGAACAAAGCATGTTCATAGGTTGCATCCTTACAAGGGCAAATTTATTCCTCAATTGGTAGAATATTTTCTTGATTCTCATATCGATGAATTTAAAAAAGAAGTTTATTTCATAAAAGGCGATATAGTGTTAGACCCTTTTTGTGGAAGTGGGACAACTTTAGTTCAGGCAAATGAACTTGGAATGCACGCTATTGGAATAGATATCTCTTCTTTCAATGTGCTAATTTCCGAAGTGAAAGTTGAAAGACATAATTTAAGCCTCCTTACAGAGACAATTTATAAGTTAACTTTAAAACTTGAGGCATTCCAGAAGACTAAAAATAATACTATTTTTGAAGAACAGTTACTTGAAGAACTTGCAAAGTTTAACGACAAATATTTTCCGTCACCAGAATATAAAAGAAAAGTTGCTAAAAAAATAATCAACGAAAATGAATATGCAAAAGATAAAGAAAATAAATTTCTTCATATTTATAATCAATTAGTTCAAAAATTTCAAATCAAAGTTGAACAGGATAAAAAGGAAACCTTTTTAGATAAATGGTTTTTATACCCTGTTAGAAAGGAAATAGATTTCTTGGCACAAGAGATAAAATCAATAAGTGATAATGATGTAAGA